The genomic DNA GAGGCCGCGCGCAAGATCAACGAAGAGATGATGTCGGGCGGGTAAGCCGCGCGACGGCGGCCGCGGGCAGGGGCCTGCGGCCGCCATACAGACAGGGGGAAATGGGGATGTCGCAACAGCACGACCTGCCGGTGGGCGGGTTTAGTCGATGGGTCAACAGCGTGGAGGAGTCGGTGATTGCCGTGCTGCTCGGGCTGATGACGCTCATCACCTTTGTCAACGTCGTGCTGCGCTACGGCTTCAACGACTCGCTGATCTGGGGGCAGGAGGTGGTGCTGATCCTGTTTGCGTGGCTGGTCCTGTTCGGGATTGCCTATGCCTTCAAGATCACCGCGCACCTTGGCGTGGATGCGCTGACTGCCATGTTGCCGAAGAAGGGTCAGCGGGTGCTGGCGCTGCTTTCGGCGGCGGCCTGCCTGATCTATGCCTTGCTGCTGATGAAGGGCGCGTGGGATTACTGGGCCCCCTTTGCCGGGTTGCCACCAACCGAGGGCCGCTGGTTTCCGACCGGGATCGACTGGGGCGCGCGCAACAACAGCTTTTACGTGACCGACCAGGTGCCGATGCTGGAGTGGCTGCGCTGGCTGGAGCCGCTCACCCTGAACAAGGGCTACCCCGAGGCCGAGTGGGAGCATTATGACAAGCTGCCCCGGTTTATTGCCTATGCGATGCTGCCCATTGC from Oceanicola sp. D3 includes the following:
- a CDS encoding TRAP transporter small permease, encoding MSQQHDLPVGGFSRWVNSVEESVIAVLLGLMTLITFVNVVLRYGFNDSLIWGQEVVLILFAWLVLFGIAYAFKITAHLGVDALTAMLPKKGQRVLALLSAAACLIYALLLMKGAWDYWAPFAGLPPTEGRWFPTGIDWGARNNSFYVTDQVPMLEWLRWLEPLTLNKGYPEAEWEHYDKLPRFIAYAMLPIAVALMLFRLVQATIRIITGKQDSLIVSHEAEDEVAAVAATHGEEQK